One stretch of Oncorhynchus tshawytscha isolate Ot180627B linkage group LG19, Otsh_v2.0, whole genome shotgun sequence DNA includes these proteins:
- the LOC112227611 gene encoding COP9 signalosome complex subunit 2-like isoform X3 yields the protein MSDMEDDFMCDDEEDYDLEYSEDSNSEPNVDLENQYYNSKALKEDDPKAALISFQKVLELEGEKGEWGFKALKQMIKINFKLTNFPEMMNRYKQLLTYIRSAVTRNYSEKSINSILDYISTSKQMDLLQEFYETTLDALKDAKNDRLWFKTNTKLGKLYLEREEYGKLQKILRQLHQSCQTDDGEDDLKKGTQLLEIYALEIQMYTAQKNNKKLKALYEQSLHIKSAIPHPLIMGVIRECGGKMHLREGEFEKAHTDFFEAFKNYDESGSPRRTTCLKYLVLANMLMKSGINPFDSQEAKPYKNDPDILAMTNLVSSYQNNDITEFEKILKTNHSNIMDDPFIREHIEELLRNIRTQVLIKLIKPYTRIHIPFISKELNIYVCDVESLLVQCILDGTINGRIDQVNQLLELDHQKRNGARYMALDKWTNQLNTLNQAIVSKLA from the exons ATGTCTGATATGGAAGATGACTTCATGTGCGACGATGAAGAGGATTATGATCTG GAATACTCAGAGGACAGCAACTCTGAGCCCAATGTTGATTTAGAGAATCAATACTACAATTCAAAGGCTCTGAAGGAGGATGACCCCAAAGCAGCTCTCATCAGCTTCCAGAAG GTCTTAGAGCTGGAGGGTGAGAAAGGAGAATGGGGTTTCAAGGCCTTGAAACAGATGATTAAGATTAACTTTAAACTG ACAAATTTCCCTGAAATGATGAACAGGTACAAGCAGCTGTTGACATACATCCGGAGTGCAGTTACAAGAAACTATTCTGAAAAATCCATCAATTCCATCCTTGATTATATCTCAACGTCAAAACAG ATGGACTTGCTGCAAGAGTTTTATGAAACAACATTGGATGCATTAAAGGATGCCAAAAACGACCGGCTTTGGTTTAAAACCAACACTAAA CTTGGGAAGTTGTacctggagagagaagagtatggTAAGCTTCAGAAGATCCTGAGGCAGCTGCACCAGTCCTGTCAG ACGGATGACGGTGAGGATGACCTGAAGAAAGGCACCCAGCTCTTAGAGATCTATGCTCTGGAGATCCAGATGTATACGGCCCAGAAGAACAACAAGAAGCTGAAGGCGCTGTATGAACAGTCTCTACACATCAAGTCTGCCATCCCTCACCCTCTCATCATGGGAGTCATCAGAG AGTGTGGAGGTAAAATGCATTTGAGAGAAGGGGAGTTTGAGAAGGCTCACACAGACTTCTTCGAGGCGTTTAAGAACTACGATGAATCAGGAAGTCCTCGACGGACCACCTGTCTAAAGTACCTGGTGTTGGCCAACATGCTGATGAAGTCTGGAATCAACCCCTTTGACTCACAGGAG GCTAAACCCTATAAAAATGATCCAGACATCCTTGCAATGACTAACTTGGTCAG TTCCTACCAGAACAATGACATCACAGAGTTTGAGAAGATCCTGAAGACCAATCACAGTAACATAATGGATGATCCGTTTATAAGAGAACATATAGAAG aGTTATTACGAAATATAAGGACGCAAGTGCTTATCAAATTAATCAAGCCTTACACGAGAATACACATACCTTTTATTTCCAAG GAATTAAACATCTATGTCTGCGACGTGGAAAGCCTGCTAGTTCAATGCATTCTAGACGG CACGATCAACGGCCGCATCGACCAGGTCAACCAACTGTTGGAGTTGGATCACCAGAAGAGGAACGGAGCCCGATACATGGCTTTAGATAAATGGACGAATCAGCTGAATACTCTCAACCAGGCCATCGTCAGCAAACTGGCCTAA
- the LOC112227611 gene encoding COP9 signalosome complex subunit 2-like isoform X1 — translation MSDMEDDFMCDDEEDYDLEYSEDSNSEPNVDLENQYYNSKALKEDDPKAALISFQKVLELEGEKGEWGFKALKQMIKINFKLTNFPEMMNRYKQLLTYIRSAVTRNYSEKSINSILDYISTSKQMDLLQEFYETTLDALKDAKNDRLWFKTNTKLGKLYLEREEYGKLQKILRQLHQSCQVKKHSSSMQSEVFTEVFTETDDGEDDLKKGTQLLEIYALEIQMYTAQKNNKKLKALYEQSLHIKSAIPHPLIMGVIRECGGKMHLREGEFEKAHTDFFEAFKNYDESGSPRRTTCLKYLVLANMLMKSGINPFDSQEAKPYKNDPDILAMTNLVSSYQNNDITEFEKILKTNHSNIMDDPFIREHIEELLRNIRTQVLIKLIKPYTRIHIPFISKELNIYVCDVESLLVQCILDGTINGRIDQVNQLLELDHQKRNGARYMALDKWTNQLNTLNQAIVSKLA, via the exons ATGTCTGATATGGAAGATGACTTCATGTGCGACGATGAAGAGGATTATGATCTG GAATACTCAGAGGACAGCAACTCTGAGCCCAATGTTGATTTAGAGAATCAATACTACAATTCAAAGGCTCTGAAGGAGGATGACCCCAAAGCAGCTCTCATCAGCTTCCAGAAG GTCTTAGAGCTGGAGGGTGAGAAAGGAGAATGGGGTTTCAAGGCCTTGAAACAGATGATTAAGATTAACTTTAAACTG ACAAATTTCCCTGAAATGATGAACAGGTACAAGCAGCTGTTGACATACATCCGGAGTGCAGTTACAAGAAACTATTCTGAAAAATCCATCAATTCCATCCTTGATTATATCTCAACGTCAAAACAG ATGGACTTGCTGCAAGAGTTTTATGAAACAACATTGGATGCATTAAAGGATGCCAAAAACGACCGGCTTTGGTTTAAAACCAACACTAAA CTTGGGAAGTTGTacctggagagagaagagtatggTAAGCTTCAGAAGATCCTGAGGCAGCTGCACCAGTCCTGTCAGGTGAAGAAACACTCCTCATCAATGCAATCAGAGGTTTTCACAGAGGTCTTTACAGAG ACGGATGACGGTGAGGATGACCTGAAGAAAGGCACCCAGCTCTTAGAGATCTATGCTCTGGAGATCCAGATGTATACGGCCCAGAAGAACAACAAGAAGCTGAAGGCGCTGTATGAACAGTCTCTACACATCAAGTCTGCCATCCCTCACCCTCTCATCATGGGAGTCATCAGAG AGTGTGGAGGTAAAATGCATTTGAGAGAAGGGGAGTTTGAGAAGGCTCACACAGACTTCTTCGAGGCGTTTAAGAACTACGATGAATCAGGAAGTCCTCGACGGACCACCTGTCTAAAGTACCTGGTGTTGGCCAACATGCTGATGAAGTCTGGAATCAACCCCTTTGACTCACAGGAG GCTAAACCCTATAAAAATGATCCAGACATCCTTGCAATGACTAACTTGGTCAG TTCCTACCAGAACAATGACATCACAGAGTTTGAGAAGATCCTGAAGACCAATCACAGTAACATAATGGATGATCCGTTTATAAGAGAACATATAGAAG aGTTATTACGAAATATAAGGACGCAAGTGCTTATCAAATTAATCAAGCCTTACACGAGAATACACATACCTTTTATTTCCAAG GAATTAAACATCTATGTCTGCGACGTGGAAAGCCTGCTAGTTCAATGCATTCTAGACGG CACGATCAACGGCCGCATCGACCAGGTCAACCAACTGTTGGAGTTGGATCACCAGAAGAGGAACGGAGCCCGATACATGGCTTTAGATAAATGGACGAATCAGCTGAATACTCTCAACCAGGCCATCGTCAGCAAACTGGCCTAA
- the LOC112227611 gene encoding COP9 signalosome complex subunit 2-like isoform X2: MSDMEDDFMCDDEEDYDLVNSSEEYSEDSNSEPNVDLENQYYNSKALKEDDPKAALISFQKVLELEGEKGEWGFKALKQMIKINFKLTNFPEMMNRYKQLLTYIRSAVTRNYSEKSINSILDYISTSKQMDLLQEFYETTLDALKDAKNDRLWFKTNTKLGKLYLEREEYGKLQKILRQLHQSCQTDDGEDDLKKGTQLLEIYALEIQMYTAQKNNKKLKALYEQSLHIKSAIPHPLIMGVIRECGGKMHLREGEFEKAHTDFFEAFKNYDESGSPRRTTCLKYLVLANMLMKSGINPFDSQEAKPYKNDPDILAMTNLVSSYQNNDITEFEKILKTNHSNIMDDPFIREHIEELLRNIRTQVLIKLIKPYTRIHIPFISKELNIYVCDVESLLVQCILDGTINGRIDQVNQLLELDHQKRNGARYMALDKWTNQLNTLNQAIVSKLA; the protein is encoded by the exons ATGTCTGATATGGAAGATGACTTCATGTGCGACGATGAAGAGGATTATGATCTGGTAAACTCCTCAGaa GAATACTCAGAGGACAGCAACTCTGAGCCCAATGTTGATTTAGAGAATCAATACTACAATTCAAAGGCTCTGAAGGAGGATGACCCCAAAGCAGCTCTCATCAGCTTCCAGAAG GTCTTAGAGCTGGAGGGTGAGAAAGGAGAATGGGGTTTCAAGGCCTTGAAACAGATGATTAAGATTAACTTTAAACTG ACAAATTTCCCTGAAATGATGAACAGGTACAAGCAGCTGTTGACATACATCCGGAGTGCAGTTACAAGAAACTATTCTGAAAAATCCATCAATTCCATCCTTGATTATATCTCAACGTCAAAACAG ATGGACTTGCTGCAAGAGTTTTATGAAACAACATTGGATGCATTAAAGGATGCCAAAAACGACCGGCTTTGGTTTAAAACCAACACTAAA CTTGGGAAGTTGTacctggagagagaagagtatggTAAGCTTCAGAAGATCCTGAGGCAGCTGCACCAGTCCTGTCAG ACGGATGACGGTGAGGATGACCTGAAGAAAGGCACCCAGCTCTTAGAGATCTATGCTCTGGAGATCCAGATGTATACGGCCCAGAAGAACAACAAGAAGCTGAAGGCGCTGTATGAACAGTCTCTACACATCAAGTCTGCCATCCCTCACCCTCTCATCATGGGAGTCATCAGAG AGTGTGGAGGTAAAATGCATTTGAGAGAAGGGGAGTTTGAGAAGGCTCACACAGACTTCTTCGAGGCGTTTAAGAACTACGATGAATCAGGAAGTCCTCGACGGACCACCTGTCTAAAGTACCTGGTGTTGGCCAACATGCTGATGAAGTCTGGAATCAACCCCTTTGACTCACAGGAG GCTAAACCCTATAAAAATGATCCAGACATCCTTGCAATGACTAACTTGGTCAG TTCCTACCAGAACAATGACATCACAGAGTTTGAGAAGATCCTGAAGACCAATCACAGTAACATAATGGATGATCCGTTTATAAGAGAACATATAGAAG aGTTATTACGAAATATAAGGACGCAAGTGCTTATCAAATTAATCAAGCCTTACACGAGAATACACATACCTTTTATTTCCAAG GAATTAAACATCTATGTCTGCGACGTGGAAAGCCTGCTAGTTCAATGCATTCTAGACGG CACGATCAACGGCCGCATCGACCAGGTCAACCAACTGTTGGAGTTGGATCACCAGAAGAGGAACGGAGCCCGATACATGGCTTTAGATAAATGGACGAATCAGCTGAATACTCTCAACCAGGCCATCGTCAGCAAACTGGCCTAA